One window of Plasmodium relictum strain SGS1 genome assembly, chromosome: 14 genomic DNA carries:
- the HAD2 gene encoding haloacid dehalogenase-like hydrolase, putative — translation MAVNKIFNTNVEETLKGADIKLLLIDFDGTLFVDKDIKVPEENIEAIKLAIEKGYMVGVCTGRSKVGILSAFGEDNLKKMNFYGMPGVYINGTIVYDQIGYILLDETIETDVYSELISYLTEKNLVNQTIFYRGESNYVTEDNKYADFMQKMYSENRSIIIRHNELLKYRTMNKLMIVLDPPESKTVIENLKKHFGKKLTIFTTYNGHAEVTKLGHDKYTGINYLLKHYNISDDQVLVVGDAENDIAMLSNFKYSFAVANATESAKSYAKCVIPLTHKEGAVAYLLKKVFELKKN, via the coding sequence atggctgtaaataaaatatttaacacTAATGTGGAAGAAACATTAAAAGGAGCAGATATAAAATTACTTTTAATTGATTTTGATGGTACACTTTTTGTAgataaagatataaaagtTCCTGAAGAAAACATTGAAGCAATTAAGCTAGCTATTGAAAAAGGATATATGGTTGGTGTATGTACTGGTAGGTCAAAAGTTGGTATTTTAAGTGCATTTGGTgaagataatttaaaaaaaatgaatttttatggAATGCCAGGTGTGTACATTAATGGAACTATAGTATATGATCAAATTGGTTATATATTACTTGATGAAACTATAGAAACAGATGTATATTCTGAATTAATTAGTTATCTtactgaaaaaaatttagttaATCAGACCATTTTTTATAGGGGAGAATCAAATTATGTCACAGAAGATAATAAGTATGCTGATTTTATGCAAAAAATGTACAGTGAAAATAGAAGTATAATTATTAGACATAATGAATTGTTAAAATATAGAACTATGAATAAACTTATGATTGTTTTGGATCCACCTGAATCTAAAACTGTTATCGAAAATCTCAAAAAACATTTTGGTAAGAAATTAACAATTTTTACAACTTATAACGGACATGCAGAAGTAACTAAATTAGGTCATGATAAATACACTggtattaattatttattaaaacattATAATATTTCTGATGATCAAGTTTTAGTTGTAGGAGATGCAGAGAATGATATTGCAATGCtttctaattttaaatattcatttgCTGTAGCCAATGCTACTGAATCAGCTAAATCATATGCTAAATGTGTAATTCCCTTAACACATAAAGAAGGTGCTGTAGCATACTTATTAAAGAAAgtttttgaattaaaaaaaaattaa